A stretch of Komagataella phaffii GS115 chromosome 2, complete sequence DNA encodes these proteins:
- a CDS encoding Protein with lipolytic activity towards triacylglycerols and diacylglycerols when expressed in E. co, giving the protein MLLVGKPSLRFPLGLFSFSTYDLESSALLDKKEPRITTPNDSNDIVISDRFETIRDDYKAPRYPLVLCHGLSGFDKVVLLPSLKFLSAAGTRRPELSGFSIDYWNGIKEALQDIGCTVLTGKVPPFGTIRERAEKLDSFIEEEAASLLKATHPGADSKPIKVNLIAHSMGGLDCRYLITKLQQSNYEVMSLTTIATPHYGSAMADWCLKYASKALLPRSISELSINSMKTFNQEVLDKNNVKYFSYGARFCPNLSYVFFPSWKIIFDIEGDNDGMVSVSSSKWGKYLGTLDNVDHLDLINWRNEARVAINLLMFKKGSKFNAVALYLEIADQLAREGL; this is encoded by the coding sequence ATGTTGCTTGTGGGCAAACCATCTTTGAGATTTCCTCTCGGccttttctccttctctaCGTATGACTTAGAAAGCTCTGCATTACTGGACAAAAAGGAACCACGAATCACGACCCCTAATGACTCGAATGATATTGTCATCAGCGACCGTTTTGAAACCATTAGGGACGATTACAAAGCACCCAGATACCCGCTTGTGTTGTGTCATGGATTATCTGGATTTGACAAGGTAGTGCTGCTTCCTTCGCTGAAATTCTTGAGTGCTGCCGGCACAAGAAGACCTGAGTTGAGTGGCTTCTCAATCGACTATTGGAATGGGATTAAAGAAGCCTTGCAGGACATCGGCTGTACAGTATTAACCGGTAAGGTTCCACCCTTTGGGACCATAAGAGAAAGGGCAGAAAAGTTAGATAGCTTcatagaagaagaagccgCATCTCTTTTAAAAGCTACTCACCCAGGAGCTGATTCTAAACCTATCAAGGTTAACCTTATTGCTCATTCTATGGGGGGGCTAGACTGTAGATATTTGATAACTAAGTTACAGCAAAGCAACTATGAGGTAATGAGCCTGACTACCATAGCCACACCCCACTACGGGTCTGCAATGGCTGACTGGTGCCTAAAATATGCCTCCAAGGCCCTATTACCTAGATCCATAAGTGAGCTTTCCATCAATAGCatgaaaactttcaatcAGGAAGTTCTGGACAAAAACAATGTAAAATATTTCAGCTATGGAGCAAGGTTTTGTCCGAACTTATCCTACGTTTTTTTTCCGTCTTGGAAGATAATTTTCGATATTGAAGGCGACAATGATGGAATGGTTAGTGTTAGTTCATCGAAGTGGGGAAAATATTTAGGAACATTAGACAACGTCGACCATTTGGATTTGATCAACTGGAGGAACGAAGCAAGGGTTGCGATCAACTTACTCATGTTCAAAAAAGGTTCGAAATTCAATGCCGTTGCTCTTTATTTGGAAATTGCTGATCAGCTAGCACGAGAAGGCCTAtaa